The nucleotide window CATCGTCATGGTGTACCAGCCACCGCGCGGACTGATGGACCCCGACAAGCTCACGCCCACGCAGCGGCGTGGCTACAACCTCGACATGGCGCGCAGCAATTACGCCCAGGCCTTGCAGCGCATGCGTTCGGAAGGCGGCGTCATCGTTCCGGCGCTCGACAAGCTGGTCGATGAGCACAAGGGCTACGACTACTACTTCCGCCGCGACCATCACTGGACGGCCGCCGGTGCGCAACACACGGCCAAGGCTGTCGCCGATGCCATGAAGAACCAGCCGGGCTTTTCCGCCATCGCACGGAAGAAATTCGAAACCCACACTCAAGGGGTCATTGGCAAGCCGGGTACGCTGCAGAAAGTGGCGTCGCAGATGTGCGGCGGCGCGTACTCCATGCAATACGAACCTGTTTTTGTCACCGACCCGGTGGGTGGCGACAGCCTGCTGGGCAGGGAGTCGCAACCCGATGTCGTGCTCGTGGGCACCAGTAACAGCGACTCGCTGGGCGGCTACAACTTCGCCGGCTATCTGGAAGAAAACCTCGGCGTCGATGTGCTGAACGTTGCCATCACGGGCGGATCGTACGAAGGCTCGCTGCTGCACTACCTGGCAAGCAAGGAGTTCCAGCAGCACCCGCCGAAGTTCATCATCTGGGAGACGCCTTACCAGGATTACCCCGACACCGAGCAGATGGCCTTCAAGGTCTATCGCCAGGCCATTCCGCTCGTCAACAACGGTTGCCGCGGCAAGACCCCGGTGCTCGAGCGCAAGGTTGATCTGCACCAGGGCAACAATGAAGTGCTGTTCAACGGCGGAGGCAAGATCCTGCCGCTGGTGGGCAAGCAATACCAGCTGGAATTCCAGTTCAGCGACCCGGCGGTAAAGGACCTGGCAGCCGAGGTCTGGTACTTCAGCGGCCTGAAGGAATCGCTCAAGCTGCACTACAAGCAATACGTCGATAACGGTGGTCGCTTCAACGCCGAACTTCGCTCGGATCGCCCCGACTATGCTGCAGCGACACTGATGGGTGTCACCATGCAGCTCGATCAGGCGCCGGCGAAGCCACTCAGCGTGACGGCCCAACTGTGTGAGCGAGGGGGCCCACAGGAACTCACGGCACAACGAAGGTGAACCCCATGACCCGCTTCCACTGGCATCGCATGATCCGCCTTGCGCTATTCCTCCCATTGGCCGGCCTTTCCTGTGCCGTAGCGGCCCAGTCGACGCTGGTACCCCCACCTGGCTACTACGCGGAAGTCGTCAATAAGCCGGACAAGAACTTCACTTGCGACGACCCGCCGGCGCCCTACACCGACACGCTGGACTTTCCAAGCAAGTACGAGGGCTCCGGCAAAGCGCGCGATCAACTCAACGAACAAGCCAATGCCGACTACAAGAAGCGCAGCGAGCCGATCAGCCAAATGGAAAAAGGCGTCAACAAGCTTGTCGACAAGTACATGCGCACCGGCAATGCCGACGCGCTGCAATGCGTGCTGAAGTGGTACACGACCTGGGCCGACGCCAACGCGCTGCTCGGCCCTTCTGCGTCCTATTCGGGCAAGGCCATGCGCAAGTGGTCGCTGGCCAGCCTGAGCGGCGCTTTCCTTCATCTGCAGTTCTCCCGCTCACAGCCACTGGCGGCGTTTCCGGAACAGACGCAGAAGATCAAGACGTGGCTTGGGCTCGTGGGCGACAAGGTGTTGACCGAGTGGGATCTCAACTCGCCACGCGAGAAGATCAACAACCATTTCTACTGGGCTGCATGGGCCATCATGGCCACCAGCGTGGTCGAGAACCGTCGTGATGAGTTCGACTGGGCGGTGAAGACGTATCGCATCTTTGCCAGCCAGGTCGATAATGACGGTTACCTACCCAACGAACTGGCGCGACAGACGCGCGCACTCGGATACCACAACTTTGCGATAACGCCACTATCGATGATTGCCGCTTTCGGCAAGGCCAATGGCGTGGATCTCGCGAGCGAGGGCAACGGCGCCCTGAAGCGGCTTGCCGAACGAACGCTTGCTGGCATCAACGATCCGCAGGTGTTCTCTGCGAAAAGCGGCTATCCGCAGGAACTCGAAGATGTAAGCAAGCAACCCACTGAACTGGCCTGGATAGAACCTTATTGCTGGGCTGCGAGCTGCCAGGGGCCCATCGCGCAGAAGGCCGAATCGTTGCGGCCGATGAAGAACACCCGACTGGGAGGCGACGTCACCGCCGTATTCCACGATCACCACTGATGTTTTGTCGCCTGGCCGCACGCTGCGTGCCAGGCGACATGCGAGTCAACGCTTGCGGATCAGCTCGACCCACCCTCATGCGTCGATGCGTTCAGTGCGGCGGCGAGCTGTGCATCGCCGTTGATGAGATCACTCCATGCCAGAGCGACACCCTGCCGATGGCCTCTCAGGGTGATCTTCAGTCCCTGCGGATCGATCAGCAGGGTATAGCGTTGATCGCCAACCGCCAGTTCACGGCGCAGTGGTTTATCCAACGGGGTCATGACACCTCCTATCTGCTAATGGGCTTGATCACACAGGTCCATGGTGCAAGGTCAAACCTCCACGCGGGATGAACAGTCGGGCATCGATGTCCACGACGCGGGGGATACGAGGCTCAAATGTCGAGGCGGGATGAAGGGCGTGTCAGTGCGATCGTGACACACCACCGATTTTCAACCAGGGACGAACCAGCTCGCCCAGGACGGAGGTCGTAGCCACGCACATGGCTCATTTGTCGCTGCGGTCCGGCGGCATCTCCGCATGGGGATGGCTGGCTGCACCGTCCTTGCCTTCGAGCGCCTGCGCCATCTTCAGGTGGGACTTGAGCGTCGGCAGGGTTTCGACCGCGAAGCCGCGCAACTGCGGGTCCGTGACGGTCTTGCTGGCACGCTCAAAGGCCGCGACTGCTTTCTGGTGGTCGATCACCATGATGTTCGCAAATGCGCGATCAAATTGGTCGCCCTGAAGCGCCTGTAAATCGGCAATCGACTTTTTCCCCTCGACCCCGGGTGCATCGGCGACATGGAGCGATTTCGCCTTGGCTATACCGGCCAGTGTCTCGTTGGCTTGCACGTGATCCTTCACGATCATCGCCGCAATGTGCTTCGCATCGGCAGACGTGGCCTGCGCTTGCGCGAGCTTGCCGATGGCGACCTCGGTGGCGCCCGCCTGGGAGGCTTCGGTGACGAAGGCCTGGTTGGAGTTGGTGTTGGCTTGCAGGCTTGCCGAGAGCGGACACGCGAGCGCCAGTACAAGGCTTGCGGACAACAGGCTACGAATGGTCATGGATGGATCTCCTGTCGATGAACGCATCCATGCGTGGTGAGGGCGTTTCGCCGGCTGCCCAGTGGCAACGAGTTGATGCTCACCCTGCTGCGTTGAAGAGAGCGGATGGGTGCGGTCAACATCCTCTTCCACAAACGCGCCCCAGCCCCATCCAAGCCTGAATGGCAGACGACTGATAACGTGTCATGGATATGGCACAACCTGGCACATGAAGTGCACCAAGCCCCTCTGGCATCGAGGGCACGCACGTGGCGCGGCCGGGACGTTCGGCATTCCATTGCCAGCCACGGGCGTTGCGCGCCGATGGCGTTGCCGCATTCGCCGCGAGCCGGCGTATCGGGACGTCGACCGATCTCCAGATCTATGCGATGACGTTCCGCCCGAGGTTCACCAGTCGCTCAACGTGCTCCATCAGCGCTCGTCCGGTTGCTGGTTTCAGCAAGGTGTCGTCAAACATGAGGCCTTCGTAGCCTTTCGGGCGTCGTGGCGGCAACGACGAGTACAGCAGGACGGGCAGCGTCCCGTAACGGCGCCGAAGCTTGCGCAGCAGGTCCCAGCCGCTCAGGCCGGGCATGTACTGGTCGCTGATCACCAGATGCACGTGATGCGTTTGCAGAATCTCAACGGCCGCTTCCACGCTCGCAGCGCCCAGGCTCTCGAAACCAAAACCATCGAGCAGATCGCAGAGCATGTCGCGACTGGTCGCATCGTCATCGACCACCAGCACGGAGCGCCCGCCGCCATCAAGTTCTACGGCACCCAGGTCGCCTTCGATCAGCACCTGGTCCAGTTCACTTTCGGTGGCGATCGGCACATCGATATCAAAGGCGAAGCGACTGCCACCGCTCGACGATGCGCCGATGATCAGACGGCTGTGCATGCGGTCAAGGATCTGGGTCACGATGGCCAGCCCGAGCCCATGACCGCTGTGCTGGCTCGCATTGCTCCCGCGCGCGAACGGCGTGGATACGCGGTCCTGGTCCTGGGGATCGATGCCGATGCCGCTGTCCTCGACTACGAACTGCAGCAAGACCTTGCCCGGGGTGGACGGCGACGCCGTTACATAGAACTCGATAAGGCCGTCATCGGTGAACTTGGCCGCGTTTCCAAGCAGGTTCATCAACACCTGGCGAAGGCGGCGGAAGTCCAGCTTGACCACGGCGGGCAGCCGATCGGATGGCGTGTATAGCAGTTGATTGTGACGACGCTCCGCCAGCAGGTGCGCGTGATCCACAATGCCTTGCAGGAAAGCATGCAGATAGCCCGGCGCATCGAGCAACTCCAGATCTGTCAGTTCGTCCCGTGAGAACTCGAGCAATTCATCAATGAGATCGATCTGTTGCCGCGCGGAACTCTCGATCAAGTCAGGATAGTTGCGCTGCACATCGTTGGCCCGCCACTGCCGCACGCCATCGATGATGCCTGCCAGGGGCGAACGAAGGTCGTGGCTGATGCGCGCAAGCAACATGCTGCGGGCACGCATAGCGTCCTGCAGCTGGGCGGTGCGGACGGTCACCGCATGTTCCAGCCGGTGCGCATGCGTAATCAGCACCCGGACACGCCAGCGCCAGGCCGCGACGATGCCAGCCAGGATCAAGAGCACGCCAAGCAAGTAGACCGGCCCGCTCTGCCACCACGGCGGCGACAAAGTGAAGTCGAGCATCAGCGGCGGAGAAATGCGTCGCTGGTTGTCGTCGACCGTCTGCAGCTCAAACCGGTAGTGCCCTGGCGGCAACGAGGCATAGCGCAATTCGCGGTTGGCCGACTCCACCCACTCGCTGTCGATGCCAGACAGGCGATAGCGGAAGCGCACCGGACTGCCCGAACTGTTGCCCAGCACCGCGAGCTTCAGCACGAGGGCGCTGGCGACATGGAACTTGATCTCCGGGGATTGCCCCACCAGCTCCTGTCCCCGGTACTGCGCTGACACGAGCCACGGCCGAATCTGACGTGGCGCCATCAGTTCATCAGGCTTGAGCAGATGCGAGATACCGATGGGGGTGCCGATCCATACCGAACCATCGTTGTCGGCGTAGAACGCGCCGTGATTGGTTTCGTCCCACAACAGGCCATCGCGCGTGGTGAGACGCGTCCATTGCGCGCCACTGAGAACATCGACGCCACTGTTTCCGCCCACCCACAGGCGATTTCGATGATCGGCGCGCAGGAAGTAAACGCGCGAGTCGGCGAGCAGCGGATCGTCCACCTCGGTCAGCGTCAAGGTGTCGCTTTCCCCCACCTGACCGACCTGCACGCCTGGCTGCAGGGAACTCAGCCAGATCCGTCCGTCCCTCGTGACAGCAACATTCTCGAAGCCACCGAGGCTCTCTTTGGGCAGCACCTTGACGCGTGTCCACTCACCGCGACTGAAGCGGAAAAGGCCGGAGTTGCAGGCCAGCCAAAGGCGGGCCTCCTCATCCTCGGCCAGGTCTGCGCACATGGACGTGGGAATCAATCCGGGCGCCGCTCGCTTCACTTCGCCATGCACCGGATCGACTTCGAACAGCCCACCCAGGGTGTAAGCCCAGAACCGTCCGCGACTGTCGAGGAAAGCACCGCGCACGAGAAATGGCAGGGTCGCGACCTGACGTGTCCGATGACTCGTGGCCTCGTACTGCAACACGCGGCCGTCGAACAGGAAGTACCAGATGCTCCCGTCCAGCGCCGTCAGCACCGTGCGCGTCTGGTGCGGCGGAGCAACGGTCAGGGGCCAGGGCTGGGCACGCGTCGTGGCAGGGTCCAGAACGCTTCCGCCCCAGTCATCAGCCACCCAAACGTGACCCGACGATGCACGTGCGATCGACCAGATCAGCGAGCCGCTCAGGCCCTGCGATGCGGTCCAGTTCTGCACGGCATCGCGACCGCTCCAGTGCAGGAGCCCGCGACCGTAAGTGCCGAACCAGAGCGTGCCGTCCTGATCAACGATGAGCGACGAAAGCCCGACTTTGGGCAGGCCGTCATCGGCACCGAACAACTCCCATGCACGCCCGTTCCAGCGCGCCAGGCCGGTGGAGCTTCGCGTAAGCACGCGGCCCTCATGGTCCTGCACGATATCGATACTCGATGCCGCCACATCACCCGTGCTGGACGGCAGGTCGAACGACAGGAAGTCGTCGGCGTCTTCGGCCAGGACACGCACGTGGTGCATGCCGCGGACCCACAAGGCACCATTGCGCGCCGCCAGGAACCCGAGCCACTTGTCCCTGGGAACACCCTGCTCCGCACCGAACCGTCGCAATGCGCCATCGCGCACGCTGCACAACTCCGGCCCGCAACCAAACCAGGTCGTGCCGTGGCGATGGAAAACCGCGCTTACCTGCCCCAGCCCCGGCATGGCAGCCACCTGGGCCTCGCTGAAGGCTGGCGTGACGCGCCAGTGGCCCGACGCATCGCGCGTTATCTTCGACAAGCGGTTGCCGCTGACCAGCCACATCCCGCCATCCTGATCCGCTGACAGGGTCTGGCCGCGATCCGTGAGCAAGGGGCGATCGTCGGGACTGACCCAGGTGAATCGCTCGTTCTCGCGCAACTGCAGGCCCGCGCGCGAACCGACCCACAAATGGCCATTCACATCCTCGGCGATGCTGACAACTTCGGAAACCTGAAAGCCTTGCTCACCCGCCACGTGGTTGAAGGCCACGCCATCGAATCGATAGAGGCCTTTTTCCGTGCCTGCCCACACGAATCCCTGCCGATCCTGATAGATGCGCACCACGGACAGGCTGGTCAGCCCAGTGCCCTGGTCGTAAGTCGTCAGTGAAAGCTGGGTCGCAAACGTATGCAGAGGCCAGCACAGGGCGCAAAGCAGCATCCACCCTGCAATCAACCTCTGGCGGCTACGACGGCGTCGAGCATCATCGGGGGTGGCGGCACGCTCGCACTTGAAGCGAAACATGGCCAGTCCCCGTGACGGTTTGCGAAGGCAAGTCACGGCAAAGATTCGTTCACATACAATGTCGGTATCGAACTTACGGGTAGCGGCACATTCCCTGCCGCAGCGGTCGTACCGCCCTCCAGCGGACCGACCCGGAAACCGCATGCACCCCCTGTGCGTCGGCGAGTATAGGCGCATAGCCGGCGAATCGTCAGTGGATTGTGCCCGGACTCAAGTCATGGAGCCCCCGGCGCGCCGCGGCGCACCGGGGACCGCCATGCTCAGAAGGTCGACAGCACGTTGAGGAACACGCCGCGGTTGTTGTAGTTGAGGTTGGTCATATCGTCCGAGAAGCGGGTGAAGTTGTATCCCACGCCCACCTTCACATGCTTGGTGACGTAGCGGTACACACCCACCAGCGCACCCTGCCTGGCGTCGCCCGCTTCGCGCGCGCTCAAGCGACGCCACTCAACCAGCCCGCTCCAGTTGCGCACGAACTTCCATTCCGCGCGCACCACCCACAGCGTCGCCGTACTGTCGAGCCAGTCGCCCGCCGTTCGCGTCGGCTTAAGGCTGCCCCAGCGGTAACCGAACTTGGCGCCGAGCGACAACCAGCGCGTCACGTCGTAGATCGTATCGACGGATAGCACCTGGCCCTTCTGGCTGTAGTCAGCCACGGTGCTCGCATACAGATTGCTGCTCGGATCGGTGCTCACGCCGCCGATGCCCCCACTCGGCGACAACTGTCCAGGCGAAGGCAAGTCGTACATGTAGGTGTACTTGAACAGCGTATTCCAGCGGTCATTGTCGACCGGGCGGTAGGCCGCACCGAGCACGCCTTCGGTGTAGTTGCCGTCGAAGAACACGCCGTTGCTCGATCCACTGCGCGCCATGTCGAGCTTGCCCAGCAGGCGCCATGCAGGCGTCAGCTGACTGCCGATGGTGTTGCGCGTCAGCCACGACGTGCGGCGTCCGGCGTTGTTGCTGTCTTCGTAGCGGTACTCCAGGCTCGATGCCCACTTGGTGATCAGGCCCTTGTACGCCAGCGATACGCTTGCCGCCTGGCGGCGCAAGTCGCCGGCCAACGGATCCGTGACGGTGCCCTGTTCGAGCTTGAAGCCCGTGGTCCAGCGATCATTGACCGTCATGTCGATGCCAAAGGCATGGATCAGACTGTCCTGGCCGCTGCCCGTGGTTTCGCGAGTTTCCTCGTAGACGCTGACGCGATCATTGAGGCGAGTTTTGGCGCCGCCAACCAATGTACCGAACCGACCGCGGTACGCCAGATCCGGGCGATCGGTCTCCATCAGGTACTGCGCGTAGACATTGCTGCGATCGCTGATGCGGTAGTCGCCACCCAGCTTGCCGCCCAGGCCGCCATCGCCTTCGGAGACTTCGGCATTCGCATGAATGCGCTCCGTCACCTGCCAGCCGCCGCCCAGGCCCACGCGGTCGTTGTCGCTGCGCGTGCCAGAACGAGCCAGGGTTTGCTGCACGAAACCATAGGCGTTCCAGGCATCCAGCGTGGCTGGCGGCTCGCTGGGCTTGTCCTGATCGGCAAGCAGCGATTGATAGTCCACGCGAACGATGGCATCGGTGCGCTTGCCATGCTCGGACAGCGTGGGGCTTTGGATAAGCGTGGCATCGGCCACGCCGCGGTCTTCGGCGCGAATACCGAAGCTGCCCGACCAGTGCGGATCGAACTGATGCTTCAGCGCGGCCTCCGCGGAGTTGCGGTCCTGGCTCAGTGCATCGGTGCGATCGGCCTTGAGATTGAGGTCCGTCGATTTACCCAAGGGCAACTCAGCATGTGCACCGACCTGGCGCGCGCCCTCGCCACCCAGCGTGATCTGACCGGGTGCGGAGAACCCACTCTGGCGATCCTGCCAGTACGCACCGACGGTGCCGCGCATGGTCTCCGAGAAGTCAGCCAGCGACACGGCCGCATCCACGCGACCGGCGTAGGCCTTGTCATCGCCCGAACGGACGGTTGGCTGGTTGCCCAGGCCGGTGGTGTTCTGGAAGTTGAAGCCACCATCGATGGAGTTGAGCGTGCCGGTGCCCTCGCCCTTCGAGCGTGCCGCCTCCATCCGCAGGAACGTGCCCGGTTTATAGCGCAAGGTGGCATCGATGCCACCCAGGTTCTGGTCCGTGCCTTCCCCACCCTGGTGGTAGCTGGTAGCACCGATGCGCACATGGTCGTTGAACCAGTGCTCGCCGCGCGCGCCCGTCGCAAACGTGTCCAGCTCGGTCACGCCAGGCACGTACTCGTAGTTCACCACGAGGTAAGCGGGATTGCCGGAGAGGCTGCCCACCTGGACCAGTCCGGAGCCATCGGCCATGGACGAAAGCGGGGAACGCAGCAAGACGCGACCCTGCAGGTAGTTCAAGTCATAGTCCGAACCGGGAACCAGCAACGTTCGCTGCAGGACAAGACCCGAATCACGATCACGAATCTCGACCCACACCCGTTCAGAGCCGGTGGTGATGTCCTGGCGCTGCAGGTAGTAAAGCGAACCGCCCGTACCGCGGAATTCCTCGCGGGAGGCAACGGTGCCAGGATCCGCCGCAAAGGCGTTCAAGGTGGTGCGACGCTCGCCGAGCGAAGTTGAATCCTGTGATTTCCACAGCGCGTTCGCGCCGTAAAGACCACGTGAGTACTGCACCAGCTCCGAGCCCGTCCACGAGGTCAGGAAGTTGCCCCAGGTGAACTGGCTGTCGTCTTTCTCGACGCGGACGTAGAACTTGCCCTGCGTCGGCGCATCATCGACCGCCGTCGAATCGTCACCGTAGACCGGGTAGTACTGGTCCGGATCAATGCGACGCAGCAAGTAGCGCGGATCCTTGCTGGCAAAGTTGCTGAAGAGGTCGTACAGCGGCTGTTCGCGCGTGTCGGCCGATGCGGTGACCTTCCAGCCGTTCTCGAAGGTGCCCTTTGAATAGAACGCCAGGCGGCCGTCGACCGCGCTGCTCTTCACTTCATTGCGCAAGCTTGGATCGACCACGGTCGCATTGGCCGATGCGCTGCCGTGACTGGCAGTGATGTCGATGACACCCACGTAGAACCAGTCGCGTTCTGGCAGCCGCACGCTGCGACGATACGTACGATCGCCGACCGTCACGTCCACCACGCGGTCACCCGGCGGCAGGATCTGCTGCATGGCGAATTTGCCGTCGCGGCCGACCGGCACGTCGGTGTTCATGGCATGCACGGCCGTGCCTGCCTGCGGCACGTGGCCGTTGACGGTCACCGCAGCGCCGTGGACCGGGATGTTGGCGACGTCGCGGCTATCCTCGCCGTAGCCGGTCAGTGCCTCGCGCTCCGGCGTATCCAGGTCGTCGTGGTGCGTACGGTAGTCCACCAGCGTCAACGACTTCACTCGCGTCTCGTCGAAGCGGCCCTTGGCGTCGGCCACGCGCAACACATAGGTCAGGTCGGCCGGCGCATCGGGTGCGGGCAGCCACTGCGCGTCGCCCCCGATATCCACCGGGACAACGGCAAGCGGCGTTTCCTGCGTGCTCGAACCGCGCGCGAACACACGAATCTCGGCACGGGCGACCCACGCGGCGTAGTTGCTCCACGTGCGGAAACGCACTGGCTCGCCGCGCACGCCACCGTCGGTGGCCGTCCATGCGTTGAGCATCGGCTTGGCCACCATGGGGTCATAGCGCACCTGCACCGTGTCACCGGCAAGCGTCACGTCGACGCATCGCTGACGATCGGCATCATGGGATGCCTGCCCGTTGGCAGGTGCCCCGTCGACGCTGACGACGAATGGCAAAGCGCTCGTGGGCGCCATCGGCACGCCGTCAGTCACGCAACTCAGGTTGCCTGCCTGGCTGACATCGCTGCCAAGGCGCGCACCGTCGTTCTGCAATGTCTGCACGTGCTCACTCGAGGGCGGCACCCGACTGGGCACGATGGCGCCGTTCTGCACGACGCGACCGTGGTTGCTATCGGCTTGTGTCGGCGCCGCATCCGTGGCCTGCGCCACGACGGGGGCGGCCAGGGCCAGCGCGATCAGCGCAGCCAGGGGGTGACGATGGAACGCGATCATGGCTGCACCTCGGCAATTTCCTGTTCAACCAGCACGGGGTGGCCATCGCCGGACCGTTTCCAGTCGTCCTCTATGCGTCGTTGCAGTTCTCGCAATCGCGGCTTCGACTTGTCGTCGTTCTCTCCCGGTTGCAGGTGATAGGACAGGCGCAGCACGGAGGGCTGGCCCTTGATGCGCTCGTAGAGCTTGGGCAACTGGCTTGCCCAGGTGTCGAGCAGCGCGTTGCCATCCTTCTCGAACGCCGCCGCACTCACATCGACACGAACCACGCGATACAGCGCTACGCCGAAGTTGAGCTTGGACATCTTGCCGGCGGTCATGCGCACGTCGCCGGGGTTCTCCGTCGTCATGCGATAGCCGGTCGGCAGGCTGCGTTCGTCGAGCTTCATGACGAAGTTCGAACCGCGCTGGTACTGCGGGATGTCCGCGCACGGCACGTGATAGCGGCCGTCCGCATCGGTGGTCACCAGCAAGCCACGCGGGGTGGCGAGGCGCACGCCGGCCACGCCGGGTTCGCCCTGGTCCTGGTAGCCGTTGCCATTGCGATCGTCGAAGACCTTGCCGATCAGATCGGCGCAGTCGAACGTCGGATCAGGCACCAGTCGCACCACCGCCGTGCCGATGTTCGACACCACGCGATTGGCCACGGTGTTCACGGCCCACGCCTGGTTGGTGTACTCGCCCTCGCCCACACCCGAACCGATCACCAGCACCAGGGTGACGGTGCGGCTCTGGTTCGGACCGATCGTCAGTTCCGGCCAGCTCAACGTGCGACCGTTGATGACTGGTTCGCGCGCCACGCCGTCGACGCGTGCACTCTGCGTGCGGTACTTGAAGCCCGCCGGCACCAGGTCGGTGGCGGCGATGTTGCTCAGCGTCGCGCCCAACGTATTCGTCAGGGTAACGGTGTACGGCACCAGGTCACCCTTGCTCACATTGATCTTGGGCGTGGTCTTGGTGACGCGAATCGCGCCCTGCAGCACCGGATCCACCGGGATGTGGTTGCCGGCAAAGGCCACCGACGTCGGCGTCACATCGAACGACAGGTAGTACGGCGGCAGATCACCCGACGACGGCGGACCGTTGAGCGGCGACACGCGATAGGTTTCCGCACCACTGGGAACAGGCAACTCGTTGCCCGCCGGCGCATGCATGCTCGACGGCGCGTTGAGGTAACCGGCCGGCGCTTCGACACGCACGGTGTACGTGCCCGCCGGCGCACCCGGCATCAGCAGGAACTGATACAGACCATCGCTGCCCGTGGTCTGGGCAATGTTGCCCTGGCCGCCGGCGACGTACTGCGCCTCGACCGGCTGACCGGAGGGGCCCAGCAAGGTGACGTGCGCACCGGCCAGCGGCTGACGCGTCACCGAGTCATAGACGATGCCACCCGGATCCAGCGGCAGATCCTGCTGAATGACCGACACACCCGAGCCCACGCTGACGCCGCGAATCGACGGCATGGCAGCCGTCTTGTCGACGGTGCCGTTCCACTGCGCGTTCGGATCCTGCGACACCGGGTAGCCGTAGTACGTGCCACCCGGGCTGACGAAGCGCAGCTCGTAACCGGTACCGGCCGGAACGTTCCTGAGCAGGTAGTTGCCCTGCGCATCCGTTGCGGCGGCGGCGACCGAGGTCACGCGCGAACCGTTCTGATACAGCTCCACGTACCAACCCTGGAGGCCGGCCTCGCCCGGATCCTTGACGAGCGGATTGCCACTGGCGTCGTTAAGCCACACGCCACCGGCGATGCTGCCATCGGCGCCCGTCAGTTCGGGGAAGTCGTAACCATGCGCATTGATACCCGCGGCCAGCGCAATGTTGCCGACGCTGTTGGTGCCCTTGGTGCCGCCCGCGCTGCCGATGGTGACGCCACCATCCTGGTAAAGCGCCGGCTGCGTTTCGGTCACGGTGTAGTTGCCAGCCACGAGACCCGTGAACTGATAACTGCCGTCGGCCTGCGTGGTGACGGTATGCGACACCGGACCGTTGAGCGTGATGGTCACGCCCGGAATGCCCGGTTCCCCGGCATCACGCACGCCGTTGCCGTTCTGGTCGAAATACACCGCGCCGCCAAGCACGCCACCGTGATCGATGAAGTCGTAGCCGGTGGCCGTGGTGCCCTGCGGGAGGTTGATCGCGCTGATCGCGTTCGGCGTGGTGCTGCCACCGGCTGTGCCGGCACGCGAGCCTACGTCGCCCAGACCTTCGGGCTGCGTTTCGGTCAGGACATAG belongs to Dyella terrae and includes:
- a CDS encoding ATP-binding protein; translated protein: MFRFKCERAATPDDARRRRSRQRLIAGWMLLCALCWPLHTFATQLSLTTYDQGTGLTSLSVVRIYQDRQGFVWAGTEKGLYRFDGVAFNHVAGEQGFQVSEVVSIAEDVNGHLWVGSRAGLQLRENERFTWVSPDDRPLLTDRGQTLSADQDGGMWLVSGNRLSKITRDASGHWRVTPAFSEAQVAAMPGLGQVSAVFHRHGTTWFGCGPELCSVRDGALRRFGAEQGVPRDKWLGFLAARNGALWVRGMHHVRVLAEDADDFLSFDLPSSTGDVAASSIDIVQDHEGRVLTRSSTGLARWNGRAWELFGADDGLPKVGLSSLIVDQDGTLWFGTYGRGLLHWSGRDAVQNWTASQGLSGSLIWSIARASSGHVWVADDWGGSVLDPATTRAQPWPLTVAPPHQTRTVLTALDGSIWYFLFDGRVLQYEATSHRTRQVATLPFLVRGAFLDSRGRFWAYTLGGLFEVDPVHGEVKRAAPGLIPTSMCADLAEDEEARLWLACNSGLFRFSRGEWTRVKVLPKESLGGFENVAVTRDGRIWLSSLQPGVQVGQVGESDTLTLTEVDDPLLADSRVYFLRADHRNRLWVGGNSGVDVLSGAQWTRLTTRDGLLWDETNHGAFYADNDGSVWIGTPIGISHLLKPDELMAPRQIRPWLVSAQYRGQELVGQSPEIKFHVASALVLKLAVLGNSSGSPVRFRYRLSGIDSEWVESANRELRYASLPPGHYRFELQTVDDNQRRISPPLMLDFTLSPPWWQSGPVYLLGVLLILAGIVAAWRWRVRVLITHAHRLEHAVTVRTAQLQDAMRARSMLLARISHDLRSPLAGIIDGVRQWRANDVQRNYPDLIESSARQQIDLIDELLEFSRDELTDLELLDAPGYLHAFLQGIVDHAHLLAERRHNQLLYTPSDRLPAVVKLDFRRLRQVLMNLLGNAAKFTDDGLIEFYVTASPSTPGKVLLQFVVEDSGIGIDPQDQDRVSTPFARGSNASQHSGHGLGLAIVTQILDRMHSRLIIGASSSGGSRFAFDIDVPIATESELDQVLIEGDLGAVELDGGGRSVLVVDDDATSRDMLCDLLDGFGFESLGAASVEAAVEILQTHHVHLVISDQYMPGLSGWDLLRKLRRRYGTLPVLLYSSLPPRRPKGYEGLMFDDTLLKPATGRALMEHVERLVNLGRNVIA
- a CDS encoding mannuronate-specific alginate lyase, with the protein product MIRLALFLPLAGLSCAVAAQSTLVPPPGYYAEVVNKPDKNFTCDDPPAPYTDTLDFPSKYEGSGKARDQLNEQANADYKKRSEPISQMEKGVNKLVDKYMRTGNADALQCVLKWYTTWADANALLGPSASYSGKAMRKWSLASLSGAFLHLQFSRSQPLAAFPEQTQKIKTWLGLVGDKVLTEWDLNSPREKINNHFYWAAWAIMATSVVENRRDEFDWAVKTYRIFASQVDNDGYLPNELARQTRALGYHNFAITPLSMIAAFGKANGVDLASEGNGALKRLAERTLAGINDPQVFSAKSGYPQELEDVSKQPTELAWIEPYCWAASCQGPIAQKAESLRPMKNTRLGGDVTAVFHDHH
- a CDS encoding alginate O-acetyltransferase, yielding MPRFLQASVFAGVVWAGGVVAGSPPPADPTPPAAVPTASTLPKYSARPCCSLCPRAGDPQAYEGSKFMNDFRVLIDGRNGWLFRTALDLPTQFNVSDESLTQLHRLSEALGQRGTRIVMVYQPPRGLMDPDKLTPTQRRGYNLDMARSNYAQALQRMRSEGGVIVPALDKLVDEHKGYDYYFRRDHHWTAAGAQHTAKAVADAMKNQPGFSAIARKKFETHTQGVIGKPGTLQKVASQMCGGAYSMQYEPVFVTDPVGGDSLLGRESQPDVVLVGTSNSDSLGGYNFAGYLEENLGVDVLNVAITGGSYEGSLLHYLASKEFQQHPPKFIIWETPYQDYPDTEQMAFKVYRQAIPLVNNGCRGKTPVLERKVDLHQGNNEVLFNGGGKILPLVGKQYQLEFQFSDPAVKDLAAEVWYFSGLKESLKLHYKQYVDNGGRFNAELRSDRPDYAAATLMGVTMQLDQAPAKPLSVTAQLCERGGPQELTAQRR
- a CDS encoding DUF4142 domain-containing protein; its protein translation is MEEDVDRTHPLSSTQQGEHQLVATGQPAKRPHHAWMRSSTGDPSMTIRSLLSASLVLALACPLSASLQANTNSNQAFVTEASQAGATEVAIGKLAQAQATSADAKHIAAMIVKDHVQANETLAGIAKAKSLHVADAPGVEGKKSIADLQALQGDQFDRAFANIMVIDHQKAVAAFERASKTVTDPQLRGFAVETLPTLKSHLKMAQALEGKDGAASHPHAEMPPDRSDK